TCTCGTGTTACATCGAGGCGTGTGGGCTCGCGCCCTCCGAGTTGGCGGGCCAACTCGGCGCGCAGGCCGGCCTCTGGGAGTCCAGTCTCGTGCGCTTCCACCCCTCCGGGACGGTGACGGCGTTCTGTGGCACGTCCGGGCACGGGCAGGGCCACGGCACGACGTACGCCCAAATCGTCGCGAACGAACTCGGCATCCCCTACGACGACGTGGAGGTCGTGGAGGGCGACACCGACGAGATTCCCCACGGGATGGGGACCTACGGCTCCCGGTCGGCGGCGGTCGGCGGGAGTTCGCTCGTGAAGAGCGCCGAGAAGGTCGTCGAGAAGGGCAAGCAGATAGCCGCCCACCAACTCGAGGCCGACCCGGAGGACGTGGAGTTCGACGACGGCACGTACCGGGTGGCGGGCGCGCCCGACCGCTCTATCGGCATCAAGGACGTGGCGGGGCAGGCGTACCTCGCCCACGACATGCCCGACGGCGAGGAACCGGGCCTGGAGGCCACGTCGTTCTACGACCCGGACAACTTCGTGTTCCCGTTCGGGACGCACGTCGCCGTCGTGGAGGTCGACCCCGAGTCGGGCGAAATCGAGTTCGAGACGTACGTCGCCGTCGACGACGTGGGGAACCAGATCAACCCGAAAATCGTGGAGGGCCAGATTCACGGCGGCGTCGCGCAGGGCGTCGGGCAGGCGCTCTACGAGGGCGCGGAGTACGACGACAACGGCAACCTCGTGACCGGGTCGATGCAGGACTACGCCGTGCCGAAGGCCGAGCACATCCCCGAGATGGAGACGGGGTCGACGGTGACGCCGAGTCCGCACAACCCCCTCGGCGTGAAGGGCGTCGGAGAGGCGGGCACCATCGCCGCGCCCCAGGCAATCGTGAACGCCGTCTCGGACGCGCTCGACCCGTTCGGCGTGGACGGCGTGGAGATGCCGATGACCGCCGAGCGCGTCTGGCAGGCCGTGAACGAGCAGGCGTCCGCGGACGGTTCTGGTGACGCCGCCGAGAACGGGGGTGAGGAGTGATGTTCCCCGACGAGTTCGAGTACGTCGAGGCCGAGTCCGCCGAGCACGCCGTCGAACTGCTGGACGAGCACGCGACCGAGGAGGTGGAACTGCTCGCCGGCGGGCACAGCCTCCTGCCCGCGATGAAGACCGGCCTGTCGAGTCCGGACGTGCTAATCGACCTCGGGAGCGTCGACGAACTCCGCGGCGTCTCCGCGGACGGCGACACCCTCTCGGTCGGCGCCACGACGCGGTACACCGACTTCCTCGACAGCGACGACGCCCACGAGCACGCGCCGGCGATGGCCGAAGCGGTCGCGCAGGTCGGCGACGTGCAGGTGCGAAATCGCGGGACGGTCGGCGGCAACCTCGCGCACGCCGACCCCGCCTCGGACCTGCCGGCGGCGGCGCTCACGTCGGACGCGACGCTCGTCGCGCTCGGGCCGGACGGGGAGCGCGAGATTCCCGTCGAGGAGTTCTTCTACGGGATGTACGCCACCGACCTCGCGCCCACGGAGATGCTCATCAGCGTCGAGATTCCGTCCGCGAGCGACGCGGTCGGCGCGTACGCGAAGAAGCCGAGTCCGTCCTCCGGGTACGCGATGATAGGCGTCTCAGCCCTGCTGGACGTAGACGGGAACACCGTCCGGGAGGCGCGCGTCGGCGCGAACGGCGCGGTCGGCCAGGGCGTCCTCCTCCCGTCCGTCGCGGACGCCATCGAGGGCGAGGCGCTCGACGAGGACAGCGTCGCGGCGGCCGCCGAGCACGCCACCGAGGACGTCGACGAGGCGATGCTGATGGACGACATCCAGGCCTCCGGAGAGTTCCGCGCCCAACTCCTGGAGGTGTACGCGGAGCGCGCGCTGCTCGCGGCGATGGAGGAGGCGTCGGCGCCCGCGGCGGCCGACTGACACGCCACGCGCCCCCGTCCACGGGGTGTGTGAGCAACGCCCATTTATTGACTCGCGCCCAACCACGAACGAGGAATGACAGACGACCGCAGGACGGCGTTCGCGGACGCCACGGAGGCGGACGTGCGGGCGGCGTTCGACGCGCAGGACTACGTCGCCGACGACGACATCGTGACCACGGTGTCGCTCGCGCTCCGCCTCGGGAAGCCCCTGCTCGTGGAGGGCGAACCGGGCGCCGGGAAGACCGAACTCGCGAAGGTGCTCGCCGCCGGCTTCGGCACCGACCTCGTGCGCCTCCAGTGCTACGAGGGGCTCACGGCCGAGAGCGCGCTCTACGAGTGGAACTACACGAAACAACTGCTCGCGGTGCAGGCGGGCGACGGCGAGGACGGCGTGTTCACCGAGGAGTACCTGCTCGAACGACCGCTCCTCCGCGCGCTCCGCGGCGGCAGCGACGACAGCCCCCCGGTCCTGCTCATCGACGAGGTGGACCGCGCGGACGAGGAGTTCGAGGCGCTGTTGCTCGAAGTCCTGAGCGACTTCCAGGTCTCCGTCCCCGAACTCGGTACCGTCGCCGCCGAGACGCCGCCGGTGGTCGTCATCACGTCGAACCGCACGCGGGCGCTCAGCGACGCGCTGAAGCGTCGGTGCCTGTTCCTGCACGTCGAACCGCCGTCCTTCGAGAAGGAGCGCGCGATTCTCGAACGCAAAGTCCCCGAGTTGGACGGCGCCGTCGCCGCCGAACTCTGCGGCGCGGCCGGCCGCCTGCGCGAGGAACCCCTGCGGAAGCCGCCGGGCGCCGCCGAGACCATCGACTGGGCGCGCGCGGTCGCCGCGCTCAGGGAGAACGGTGACGAACCGCTGTCTGCGAGTGAGGTCGAGCAGACCCTCGGGACGCTCCTGAAGGAGGTCGAGGACGTGGAGCGCGTGGACGACGACCTGCTCCGCGAACTGCTGGACGCGGCGACCGAGGCCCGCGAGGCGGCGACGGCGGAATGACCGACGCGCCCGACGTCGTCGCGGCCCGCGATCACGTCCGGGACGAACTCGTGCGGTTCGCGCGCTCGCTCCGCCAGGCGGGCGTGGACGTGCCGGCGAACGCGCACACGACCGCAGCGCGAGCGCTCGTGGAACTCGGGTTCGGCGACGAGGACCGCGCTCGCGCCGGCCTCCGGGCGTGTCTCGTCACGGACGCCCGCGACGCGGAGACGTTCGACCGACTGTTCGCGGAGTTCTGGCGGCGGCTCACGGCGGGCCTCGGGCCGACGGGGCCGGCGGACCGACAGGAGGACGCCCCGGAGGGCGCGCTCGCTCCGATGGGCGACCCGGCCGACAGCGAGCGCGCAGACGTGGACACCGGCGAGGACGGCGCGAGCGACGAACAGGAGGTCGGCGTGCTGTCGGCGTCGCTCGGCGGCGTCGTGGCGGACGACGCCGAGGAGTCGGGCGACGACACGAGTCTCGGCCGGCAGAGCGCGACCGGCGTCCCCGAACCGATTTCGGTGCCGCCCGTCGAATCCGGAGAGGCGTTCGACCGCGCGTTCGACGCGCTGACGGCGGCGGTCGGCGGTTTGCGGGGGCGGCGCTGGGCGGGCGGGGGCGACGAGCGCGCGGACGCCCGGCGCGCGCTCCGGTCGAGTTTCGGCACCGGCGGGACGGTGCTGTCGGTACCCCGTCGGGAGCGCACCCGGCCCGCCGTGCGCGCCGTCTTCCTCGTGGACGTGAGCCAGTCCGTCCTCGACACGGTCGACCGGGCGTTCCTCCTGCAGTTCCTGCGGCGCGCGCGCCGGGACTGGCGGGACGCCCGCGTGTTCTTCTTCGACGAGGCGCTGCGCGAGGTCTCCGGGGAACTCGACGCGCCGACCCACGCCGCCGTCGTCGAGGCGCTGGAGCGCGCGGAAGCCGAGTGGGGCGGCGGCACGCGCATCGGCGCGTCGCTCGCAGAACTGGACGCCGACGCCGTCGACCACCGGACGGTCGTGTTCGTCGTCAGCGACGGCCTCGAAACGGGAGACGTGGACCGACTGGAGTCGGCGATTGCGGGCGTCTCGCGGCGCGCCGCGAGCGTGCTGTGGCTGAACCCCCTCGCCGCGTCGGCGAGTTACGAGCCGACCGCTCGCGGGATGGCGGCGGCGCTCCCGTTCGTGGACGGCCTGTTCGCGTTCGCGGACGCCGCCGACGTCGCGGAACTCGCGCGCCAACTCGACCGGCACGGCGCGGGCGGCAGAGTGGGCGTCGAGTACGACCCGCGGCGGGCGTGACTACCCCGAGAACAGGCTGTTGTGGACCGGCGCGTACGACGACGGTTCCGTGTCCGACTCGGCGGTGTCGGTGACCGACCGGCCAGCGACGCCGTCCGCGAGGAAGTCCCGGAGCGGCGGGCCGACGGACTCGGGTTCGACGAGGAAGGCGTCGTGGCCGTGGTCGGAGTCGACGACGTGGTGGGCGACCGACGCGTCGCCCGCGCGGAACGACTCGGCGAGGTCCTCGCTCTGGTCGACGGTGAAGTGCCAGTCGCCGGTAAAGGAGAGCACGAGCGCGTCGCCGGGGAACGCGGCGAGCGCGGCGGCGTCGGAGTCGTAGCCGGCGGCGAGGTCGTAGTCGTCCATCGCGCGGACGAGGTAGAGGTAACTGTTCGCGTCGAAGCGCTCGACGAACTGGTCGGCCTGGTAGTCGAGGTACGACTCCACGTCGCGGTACGGGAAGAACGCGGCCGCCGGGTCCGAGGGGAACGCGTCCCCGCCCGCCTCGCGGCCCGCCGTCCGGCGCCCGAACTTCCGGCCGGCGGAGTCCTTCGAGAGGTACATCAAGTGGCCGAGTTGGCGGGCGAGCGCGAGGCCGCGGTCGGGGTGGCTGTCGCCGTAGTAGTCGCCACCGTTCCAGTCCGGGTCGGTGCGGATGGCGCGGCGCGCGACGGCGTTCAGGCCGAGACACTGCGCGTCGAGGCGGGGGGCGGCGGCGACGGCGGCGACGCGGCGCACGTCGTCGGGGAACCGGCGCGCCCAGTCGAGGGCGTTCATCCCGCCGACGCTCCCGCCGACGACGGCGTGCAGGCGTCCAACGCCGAGTTCGTCGAGGAGGCGGCGCTGGCTCCGCGTCCAGTCGCCGACCGTCACGGGCGGGAAGTCGGTGCCGTAGGGGTCGCCGTCCGGCCCCTCGGCCGACGGGCCGTCCGTGCCGTAACACGACCCGGGGACGTTCGCGCAGACGACGAAGTAGTCGTTCGTGTCGATGGCTTTCCCCGGGCCAACGACGCTCCGCCACCAGCCGTGGCCCTGCCCCGCGACGCCGTCTGGACTGTCGGCGACGTGCTGGCTCCCGGTGAGCGCGTGACAGACGAGGACCGCGTTCCGCCCGTCGAACTCGCCGTACGTCTCGTAGGCGACGGTGAGGTCCTCGACGGCCTGCCCGCTTTCGAACTCGAAGCGACCCAACTCGGCTGTCGGCATCAGTGGGCCTCCCGGAGCGCCCGGTCGAAGTCCGCGAGCACGTCCTCGGTCCCCTCGATGCCGACGGAGACGCGAACCATGTCGGGGCGCACGCCGGCGTCGCGCTGCTCGCTCTCGGAGAGTTGCGCGTGCGTGGTGCTCGCTGGGTGGACGACGAGCGTCTTCGCGTCCCCGACGTTCGCGAGGAACGACGCCAGTTCGACGCCCTCGCAGACCGCCTTCGCGGCGTCGAAGCCGCCCTCCGGGCCGAACGTCAGCATCCCGCCGAAGCCGCCGTCGAGGTACTCGCTGGCCGCGTCGTGGGTCGGGTGGTCGCCGAGGCCGGGGTAGGACACCCACGCCACGTCCGGGTGGTCGTCGAGGAAGTCGGCGAGCGCGGCGGCGTTCTCGCAGTGGCGGTCCACGCGGAGCGGGAGCGTCTGGATTCCCTGCAGCGTCTGCCACGCGTCGAAGGCGCTCTGCCCGGTGCCACACGAGCGCACCGCGCGCTGGCGGACGGCGGCTTCGAGCGCGCGGTCGCCGAAGCGCTCGGTGAAGTCGACGCCGAACGCGGGGTTCTCGCCCGCGAGTTCGGGGAATTCGGCGTCCGGATGGTCCCACGGGAAGGTGCCGCCGTCCACGACGACGCCGCCGAGTGTGGTGCCGGCGCCGTGGAGCCACTTCGTCGTGGACGCCCACACCACGTCCGCGCCGTGCTCGATGGGGCGACAGAGGTGGGGCGTGGCGAACGTGTTGTCGACGACCAGCGGGACGGCGTGGTCGTGCGCGACCTCGGCGAGCGCGTCGAAGTCGGGCGTGACGAGTGAGGGGTTGGCGATGGTCTCGACGTGGACGAACGCGGTGTCGTCGTCGATGGCGTCGGCGACGGCGTCGGGGTCGAGGGCGTCGACGGTGCGCGTCTCGACGCCGCGCTTGCCCGCGGTGTGCGCGAAGTAGGAGGCGGTGCCGCCGTACATCTCCTCGCCTGCAACGATGTTTCGCCCCGCTTCGGCGAGCGTCGTGGTGATGGCGTCGATGGCGCCCATGCCGGCGTTCGTCGCGACGGCGCCGGTGCCGCCGTGGAGGCTGGCGAGCCGGTCTTCGAGCGCCGACGTGGTGGGGTTGGAGATGCGCGAGTAGACGTCGGCCTCGGAGTCGAGCGCGTACCGGGCGGCCGCCTCGTCGGCGTCCGGGAAGACGTACGACGTGGTCTGGTGAATCGGCGGGGCGCGCGCCCCGGTCTCGTCGGGGTCGTAGCCCGCGTGGACGCTCCGCGTCCGGCGGTCGTAGGCCTCGCCGTCCGGCGCGCCGTCCCCGTCGCTCGCGTCAGTCATGTGCTATAGTTATAGAACTACTATAGAATATGCGTAGCAGTTACGGCAACGCTTGCGGAATCGCGCCGCTTCCACCGCGTACTTGGCAGTTCGCTCCCACGACTCGGACATGGACTGCCGGAACCGACCGACCGGCCCGCGTCCGGAACCCCCGCGGTGGACGGTCGGCGCGCGAGCGAACGCCGGACGGAGGGCGCCGTGAGCGACGTCCGACGCGAACGCGCGTCCCTCGCCGGCGTCGTGTTCGCCGTGCTGTTCGCGCAAGTCCTCCTCTACCCCGGCGCCACCGACCTCGTCGCCGCGTTCGACGCCAGCGACCCCGAGACCGCCAGCCGGTGGTTCCTCGCCGCCGAATTCGGCGCGTTCGTCGCGTTCGCCGGCGTCTGGGGCGCGCTCAGCGACCGCGCCGGCCGCCGCGTCCCCTTCATCGCGATGGGCGCCGTCGCCGGCGGCGTCGGCTACGGCGCGCTCGCCGCCGCGAACGTCCGCCTCGCCGGCGCGCTCGTTCTCCGCGCCGCACAGGGCGCCGTCACCATCGGCGCGTTCTCCCTCGCGATGACGATGCTGATGGACCTCTCGGACGACCACGGCAAGAACATGGGCGCCGCCGGCATCGCCATCGGCCTCGGCACCGCGCTCGGCGCGCCCGTCGGCGGCGAACTCACCGAAATCGCGCCCCGCCTCCCGCTCGTCGTCGGCGGCGCCGTCCTCGCGCTGGCGGGCGTCTTCGCGCTCCGCGTCCCCGACCGCGCGCCCGAGGGCCACGGCGACTCGCTGCGCGCCGGCCTCCGCGTCCTCTCGAATCGCCCGTCGCTGTCCGTCCCGTACGCGTTCGGGTTCATCGACCGGTTCACCGCCGGCTTCTTCGCGCTCGTCGGCACGCTGTACTTCCGACAGGAGTTCGGCCTCGACGCCGGCGCGACGGGGCTCACGCTCGCGTTGTTCTTCGCGCCGTTCGCGCTCCTCCAGTACCCCTTCGGCCGGCTCTCGGACCGCATCGGCCGCACGATACCCATCGCCGTCGGCTCCGCCACGTACGGCCTCGCCGTCGTCGGCGTCGGCTTCGCGCCCGCGCTCGGCCTCGCGCAGGGCGGCATGGTCGTCGTCGGCGTGCTCGGCGCGCTGATGGCGCCCGCCACGATGGCGCTCGTCACCGACATCGCGGGCGACGACGAGCGCGGCGTCGGCATGGCCGGCTTCAACGCCGCCGGGTCGCTGGGCTTCCTCGCCGGCATCGTCGGCGGCGGCTGGGTCGCAGAAAGCTGGGGGTTCGAATCCGCGTTCCTCCTCGCCGGCGGCACGGAACTGCTGTTGGCCGCGCTCGCGCTCCCGGCGCTACTGCGCCTCGATTAGCGCAGGCACTCGCGGGCCGCGTCCAGCGCGGCCTCGGTGTCGGCGTCGACGCCGACCTCGCGGAACGCTTCCCCGATGGTGCGAATCCCGCGGAGAATCTGCTCGCTGGACAGGCCGCCCATGTTCGACACGCGGAAGATGTCGCCGCCGAGGTGGGCCTGCCCGCCGCTGATGGAGACGCCCCGTGCTTCGACGGCGTCGAAAAAGGCGGGCGCGTCGTCGCCGCGGGCGCCCTCCGGCAGGCGAATCGCGGTGAGCGTGTTCGAGAACTCGGCGTGCTCGTTCAGGTCCGGGAACGACTCGAGGCCCATCGCCCAGAACGCCTCCCTGAAGGCCTCTGACTGCCGGCGGTGGCGCGCGATGCGGTCGGGCATCCCCTCCTCGTGGATGTCCGCGGTCGCTTCGGCCAGCCCACGGAACAGGGGGACGGCGCTCGTGAAGGGCGTCTGGTGGGAGTCGGCCTTCCGGAGGTGCCAGTCGAGGTCCTCGTAGAACGGCGCCTTCTCGCCGTCCACGTGCGGTTTCGCGTCGTCGGCGACGTACAGCGCGCTGACGCCCGGCGGCGCCGCGAGCGCCTTCTGGCCGTCGGTCACGGCCACGTCGACGTGCCAGTCGTCGATGCGGAACTCGTCGCCGCCGATGCTCGTCACGCCGTCCACGACGTAGCGGGCGTCGTGCTCGGCGGCTATCTCGCCGACCGCCTCCACGGGGTTCAGGACGCCCGTGCTCGTCTCGTTGTGGACCATCGTCACCACCTCGGTCTCGTCGGTGACGGCGTCCGCGACGGCGTCGAGGTCGACGGACTCCCCCCAGTCGAAGGCCACCTGGGTCGCGTCGCCGTGCCGGTCCGCGATGCGCGCGAACCGACGCCCGAACTTCCCGTTGACGACCGACACGACCTCGCTGTGGCGGTCGGTCAGATTCGCGACGGCGGCCTCCATCCCCATCGTCGCCGTGCCGTTCAGAATCAGCGAGGTGCCGCCCGCGGACGTGCTCGCGCCGTCGGGCGTCGAGTGCTCGAACACGTAATCGAGGTGGGTCTGGGCTCGCTCGTAGACGGCCTCGAAGGCCGCGGAGCGATGCGAGACCATCGGCTCGCTCATCGCCTCGCGGACCTCGCGAGTCACCGGGACGGGACCGGGGTTCAAGAGGAGGAAGTCCTCGCGCATACCGGAGACAGGTCGCCGGACCGGATAAGGAGGCGGGGTGGGTGCAACTCCTGCCGAGTGTCCGTCCCCCAATCGCTTACCACCCCGCCCCGCCTACCCCGGTGTATGCCCGACGCCGAGGAGGACGCCCCCGAGGACAACCCCTACGTCCGCGACCCGGACACCGACTTCGTGCCGGCCGCGGACCTCGACGCCGAGGCGGCCGCCGCCGAGGCCGAACGCCTCAGGGAGGCGATTCGCTACCACGACTACCGGTACTACGTCGCGAACGACCCCGTCATCGGGGACCGAGCGTACGACGCGCTGTTCTCGCGCCTGCAGGAGTTGGAGGACGCCTTCGACGTAGCGACCGAGGACAGCCCTACCCGCCGGGTGGGCGGCGAACCGCTCGACGAACTCGATTCCGTCGACCACGTCGCGCCTCTGCTCTCCATCGACTCCAGCGGCGACGAGGCCGACGTGCGGGACTTCGTCGCGCGCGTCGAACGCGAGGTCGGCGACGCCCGATTCGTCTGCGAACCGAAGTTCGACGGCCTCTCCGTCGAAGTCGTCTACGAGGACGGCGAGTACGTCCGCGCCGCCACCCGCGGCGACGGCGAGACGGGCGAGGACGTGACCGAGAACGTCCGCACCATCGAGAGCGTCCCCCAGCGCCTGCGGGGCGACCCGCCCGCGTTCCTCGTCGTGCGCGGCGAAGTCTACATCCCCCGTGACGCGTTCCAGGCGTACAACGCCGAGCGCGTGGAGCGCGGCGACGACGCGTTCGCCAACCCCCGGAACGCCGCCGCGGGCACGCTCCGCCAACTCGACCCGAGTGTCACCGCCGAGCGCCCGCTCGACTGTTTCTTCTACGATGTGTTGGCTGCAGGTGAGTCCCGCGACGCGGTCGAACCGGACGCCTCGCGGGGCGGCCTCGACGCCGGCATCGACACGCACTGGGCCGAACACGAGGCGCTCCCGACGTGGGGGCTGAAAGTCAACGACCGCGCCGAGCGCGTGGAGACGGCGGACGAAATCGTGGCGTACCGGAACGACCTCGGCGCGGAGCGAGAGGACCTGAACTACGAAATCGACGGCGTCGTCGTGAAAGTCGACGACCGCCGGCAGTGCGTCGAACTCGGCGTGACGGCCCGACACTACCGGTGGGCGTACGCCTACAAGTTCCCGGCGCGCTCGGAGGTGACGACCATCTCGGACGTGGTCGTGCAGGTCGGGCGGACGGGCCGCCTGACGCCGGTCGCGCTCCTCGAACCCGTCGAAGTCGGCGGCGTGACGGTGTCGCGGGCGAGCCTCCACAACCCCGAGGAGATAGCCGAGATGGGCGTCGGCGTCGGCGACGAGGT
The nucleotide sequence above comes from Halobacterium litoreum. Encoded proteins:
- a CDS encoding MFS transporter is translated as MSDVRRERASLAGVVFAVLFAQVLLYPGATDLVAAFDASDPETASRWFLAAEFGAFVAFAGVWGALSDRAGRRVPFIAMGAVAGGVGYGALAAANVRLAGALVLRAAQGAVTIGAFSLAMTMLMDLSDDHGKNMGAAGIAIGLGTALGAPVGGELTEIAPRLPLVVGGAVLALAGVFALRVPDRAPEGHGDSLRAGLRVLSNRPSLSVPYAFGFIDRFTAGFFALVGTLYFRQEFGLDAGATGLTLALFFAPFALLQYPFGRLSDRIGRTIPIAVGSATYGLAVVGVGFAPALGLAQGGMVVVGVLGALMAPATMALVTDIAGDDERGVGMAGFNAAGSLGFLAGIVGGGWVAESWGFESAFLLAGGTELLLAALALPALLRLD
- a CDS encoding VWA domain-containing protein — encoded protein: MTDAPDVVAARDHVRDELVRFARSLRQAGVDVPANAHTTAARALVELGFGDEDRARAGLRACLVTDARDAETFDRLFAEFWRRLTAGLGPTGPADRQEDAPEGALAPMGDPADSERADVDTGEDGASDEQEVGVLSASLGGVVADDAEESGDDTSLGRQSATGVPEPISVPPVESGEAFDRAFDALTAAVGGLRGRRWAGGGDERADARRALRSSFGTGGTVLSVPRRERTRPAVRAVFLVDVSQSVLDTVDRAFLLQFLRRARRDWRDARVFFFDEALREVSGELDAPTHAAVVEALERAEAEWGGGTRIGASLAELDADAVDHRTVVFVVSDGLETGDVDRLESAIAGVSRRAASVLWLNPLAASASYEPTARGMAAALPFVDGLFAFADAADVAELARQLDRHGAGGRVGVEYDPRRA
- the metX gene encoding homoserine O-acetyltransferase MetX; the protein is MPTAELGRFEFESGQAVEDLTVAYETYGEFDGRNAVLVCHALTGSQHVADSPDGVAGQGHGWWRSVVGPGKAIDTNDYFVVCANVPGSCYGTDGPSAEGPDGDPYGTDFPPVTVGDWTRSQRRLLDELGVGRLHAVVGGSVGGMNALDWARRFPDDVRRVAAVAAAPRLDAQCLGLNAVARRAIRTDPDWNGGDYYGDSHPDRGLALARQLGHLMYLSKDSAGRKFGRRTAGREAGGDAFPSDPAAAFFPYRDVESYLDYQADQFVERFDANSYLYLVRAMDDYDLAAGYDSDAAALAAFPGDALVLSFTGDWHFTVDQSEDLAESFRAGDASVAHHVVDSDHGHDAFLVEPESVGPPLRDFLADGVAGRSVTDTAESDTEPSSYAPVHNSLFSG
- a CDS encoding FAD binding domain-containing protein, which encodes MFPDEFEYVEAESAEHAVELLDEHATEEVELLAGGHSLLPAMKTGLSSPDVLIDLGSVDELRGVSADGDTLSVGATTRYTDFLDSDDAHEHAPAMAEAVAQVGDVQVRNRGTVGGNLAHADPASDLPAAALTSDATLVALGPDGEREIPVEEFFYGMYATDLAPTEMLISVEIPSASDAVGAYAKKPSPSSGYAMIGVSALLDVDGNTVREARVGANGAVGQGVLLPSVADAIEGEALDEDSVAAAAEHATEDVDEAMLMDDIQASGEFRAQLLEVYAERALLAAMEEASAPAAAD
- a CDS encoding AAA family ATPase, which gives rise to MTDDRRTAFADATEADVRAAFDAQDYVADDDIVTTVSLALRLGKPLLVEGEPGAGKTELAKVLAAGFGTDLVRLQCYEGLTAESALYEWNYTKQLLAVQAGDGEDGVFTEEYLLERPLLRALRGGSDDSPPVLLIDEVDRADEEFEALLLEVLSDFQVSVPELGTVAAETPPVVVITSNRTRALSDALKRRCLFLHVEPPSFEKERAILERKVPELDGAVAAELCGAAGRLREEPLRKPPGAAETIDWARAVAALRENGDEPLSASEVEQTLGTLLKEVEDVERVDDDLLRELLDAATEAREAATAE
- a CDS encoding pyridoxal-phosphate-dependent aminotransferase family protein — its product is MREDFLLLNPGPVPVTREVREAMSEPMVSHRSAAFEAVYERAQTHLDYVFEHSTPDGASTSAGGTSLILNGTATMGMEAAVANLTDRHSEVVSVVNGKFGRRFARIADRHGDATQVAFDWGESVDLDAVADAVTDETEVVTMVHNETSTGVLNPVEAVGEIAAEHDARYVVDGVTSIGGDEFRIDDWHVDVAVTDGQKALAAPPGVSALYVADDAKPHVDGEKAPFYEDLDWHLRKADSHQTPFTSAVPLFRGLAEATADIHEEGMPDRIARHRRQSEAFREAFWAMGLESFPDLNEHAEFSNTLTAIRLPEGARGDDAPAFFDAVEARGVSISGGQAHLGGDIFRVSNMGGLSSEQILRGIRTIGEAFREVGVDADTEAALDAARECLR
- the ligA gene encoding NAD-dependent DNA ligase LigA, producing the protein MPDAEEDAPEDNPYVRDPDTDFVPAADLDAEAAAAEAERLREAIRYHDYRYYVANDPVIGDRAYDALFSRLQELEDAFDVATEDSPTRRVGGEPLDELDSVDHVAPLLSIDSSGDEADVRDFVARVEREVGDARFVCEPKFDGLSVEVVYEDGEYVRAATRGDGETGEDVTENVRTIESVPQRLRGDPPAFLVVRGEVYIPRDAFQAYNAERVERGDDAFANPRNAAAGTLRQLDPSVTAERPLDCFFYDVLAAGESRDAVEPDASRGGLDAGIDTHWAEHEALPTWGLKVNDRAERVETADEIVAYRNDLGAEREDLNYEIDGVVVKVDDRRQCVELGVTARHYRWAYAYKFPARSEVTTISDVVVQVGRTGRLTPVALLEPVEVGGVTVSRASLHNPEEIAEMGVGVGDEVRVQRAGDVIPYVEEVVASHSEGHFEFPDACPRCGSDVEFDGPMAYCTGGLACPAQLVRSVGYFASVLDVEGIGEQAAEQFVDSGLVEHDVADLYDRSVDEIAELEGWGETSAQNLKAELDAARHPPLGKFLASIGIPEVGPTVARDVAAEFGTLDAVLDASEADFRAVDGVGDVVARHLREFLDNDRNRRVIERLRDESRLGEPEPVESTDGDALDGLTFVFTGSVEDWTRGDLQALVGRHGANATSSVSGNTDYLVVGANPGQSKREDADANDVPQISPAEFFELLAERGVDPTR
- a CDS encoding O-acetylhomoserine aminocarboxypropyltransferase/cysteine synthase family protein, which encodes MTDASDGDGAPDGEAYDRRTRSVHAGYDPDETGARAPPIHQTTSYVFPDADEAAARYALDSEADVYSRISNPTTSALEDRLASLHGGTGAVATNAGMGAIDAITTTLAEAGRNIVAGEEMYGGTASYFAHTAGKRGVETRTVDALDPDAVADAIDDDTAFVHVETIANPSLVTPDFDALAEVAHDHAVPLVVDNTFATPHLCRPIEHGADVVWASTTKWLHGAGTTLGGVVVDGGTFPWDHPDAEFPELAGENPAFGVDFTERFGDRALEAAVRQRAVRSCGTGQSAFDAWQTLQGIQTLPLRVDRHCENAAALADFLDDHPDVAWVSYPGLGDHPTHDAASEYLDGGFGGMLTFGPEGGFDAAKAVCEGVELASFLANVGDAKTLVVHPASTTHAQLSESEQRDAGVRPDMVRVSVGIEGTEDVLADFDRALREAH